The segment GTGTCATTTTCTTACGAACCACAGGATAGCCTCCTCTTTCAGAAACTCCGTTGACGATCTCATCATTGGCAAGAACAGTTCCCAGCTGCGGGCACCAGTTAACTTCAGTTTCAGCTAAGTACGTGAGCCTGTATTTCAGTAATATTCCCTGTTTCTCTTCAGAAGAAAAAGAATTCCATTGTTCCGCAGAAAATTCAGTCACATCATCATCACAAGCTGCTCTTACTTTTCTGTTTCCTTCCGCAGAAAATATTTCTTCAAGCTCAGTAATTCCACGTGCTTTGTCTGCATCAACATCATACCAGGATTCAAATAATTGAATGAAGATCCATTGTGTCCATTTATAATAATCAGGTTCACTGGTACGTACTTCCCTGCTCCAGTCAAAGGAAAAACCAATTTTATCAAGCTGCTCCCGGTATCTCTTTATGTTTTCTTCAGTTGTTAAAGCGGGATGCTGTCCTGTCTGGATCGCATATTGCTCGGCGGGAAGACCAAAACTGTCATAGCCTTGAGGATGCAACACGTTAAAACCTTTGTGGCGTTTGTATCTGGCATAAATATCACTGGCAATATATCCCAGCGGATGACCCACGTGTAAACCTGCTCCGGAAGGGTAAGGAAACATATCCAGCACATAAAACTTTTCTTTTGAGGAAGAGTTTGACGCTTTATAAGTTTGATTTTGGGCCCAATACCGCTGCCACTTCTCCTCTATTTTATTAAAATGGTAATTCATTATGGAATTTATTTCTTAACTGAAATCTTCAACTTTATATTTTCGCTCTAAACCCCTAAATTCGGGGATGTTGGCGCAAAAATACGTTTAATGTACGAAAGTGAAAAGTTTGAGCGTTTTAAAGAAAGGGATTGTATAACTTTCTTATTTTTACAAAAAAATCTGACCCCACTCTATGAGTACATCTTTTGAAAAGTATCAAAAACGCCGATTGATCTCTTCTTATTTTTCTGTTGTTATAAGTATTTCTCTCGTGCTTTTTTTGCTGGGTCTGCTGGGGCTTTTGGTCCTGAACACCAAAAAAGTAGCCGACCATTTTAAGGAACAAATTGCCCTCACTGTTTACCTGAAGGACACTGCCAAGGAAGTAGAAATAGAGCAGTTAAAGAAAAGCCTTGCTATGGCTGAATATACCAAATCCAGCACGTTTATTTCTAAAGAACAAGCTGCGGAAGAACACAGTAAGGAAATTGGAGAGGATTTTATGGAATTCCTGGGATACAACCCGCTACAGAATTCTATAGATGTCTATATGAAGGCAGATTATGTTTCTCCGGAGCAAATAGATACCATTGCGACAGAACTTACATCTAAAAATTTTGTGGATGAAGTGGTTTATGATAAGCCTTTAATTGCCCTGCTCAACGACAACGTAAAGAAAATAAGTTTCTGGATCCTCATTGTAAGCGGGATATTTACCTTTATTGCCGTTCTCTTAATAAACAGTTCCATAAGACTCGCCGTTTATTCAAAACGCTTTATTATTAAAACAATGCAAATGGTTGGGGCAACCAAAAATTTTATCAGGAGCCCCTTTATCTGGCAAAGTGTGAAACTGGGAATTATAGGTGCCGTTCTCGCACTTATAGGGATGGCAATAGTTTTATATTATCTTAACTCCACATTTCCTGAACTTGAATTACTAAAAGATATTTCCCTGCTTTCCGCATTGTTTATTGGGATCTTTTTAATGGGGATCTTAATTACCTGGTTAAGTACCTTTTTTGCAACCTCAAGGTTTCTTAACCTAAAGACAGATGAGTTGTATTATTAATAGTAGTTGTATTATTAATAGTAAAAGAGGAAAAGATTGAAGAAAATTTGAGCAGTACATCTACTGCAAAAATACTCTTGATTGTATAACTTTGTTGTTTTAATTAAAATTACCTTTTGCCATGGCCAGACCACAAGGATTAAATCAAGATAAAAAACCGTTGCACAGGCAGGACCTTAATTTCGTCTTCGGAAAAAGAAATTATATGTTCATGTTCATTGGTCTTGGCGTAATTGCACTTGGGTTTATTCTTATGGCAGGTGGTGGTAGTGAGGATCCTAATGTTTTTAATGAGGAGATCTACAATTTTCGAAGAATTCGCCTGGCTCCTGCCCTTGTTCTCATAGGGTTTGCAATAGAAGCTTATGCGATTTTACTAAACCCCAAAAAGAATAAATAAAATTGAACGAATTTGATGCAGCGATCCTGGGTATTGTTCAGGGTCTTACCGAATTTTTACCTGTTTCCTCCAGCGGCCATTTGGAACTTGGAAAAGCTATTTTGGGCGACAACAGTATTCCAAGTGAATCTTTAATGTTTACAGTAGTACTTCACGCGGCAACGGCTCTTAGTACAATTGTGGTTTTTAGAAAAGATATTTGGGAAATCCTAACCTAAGCCTTTTTCAATTTAAATGGAATAACGAGACAGAATTTTCCCTGAAGATCATCCTTTCAATGATCCCGGCTGTTTTTATAGGTTTGTTCTTTGAAGAAGAACTGGAACAGCTTTTTGGAGGTAATATTTTATTTGTAGGCTTCATGCTCCTTATTACCGCAGCGCTTTTATGGCTGGCAGATAAAGCTAAAGACACCCAAAAACCTGTGAGCTATAAAAACGCTGTAGTTATTGGAATTGCCCAGGCTATTGCAATGCTTCCCGGTATTTCCAGAAGTGGAGCCACCATTTCAACTTCAGTTTTATTGGGCAATGATAAAAGTAAGGCAGCGAGATTTTCCTTTTTAATGGTCGTACCATTGATCCTTGGAAAGATTGCCAAGGATATTTTAAATGGGGATCTTGCAGAAAGCACTACAGAACCCTCTATTTTAATCATTGGATTCATAGCGGCATTTATAGCAGGAATAGTTGCCTGTACCTGGATGATTCAATTGGTGAAAAAGAGTAAATTATCTTATTTTGCCATTTACTGTTTTATCGCAGGAGTCCTGGCTATTTTGTTTGGATATTATAATCAATAAACAGTGAGGGGCCTGAGACAACAGTCTTAGTTCTTCCTTTTTCAACGTGTAAAGATTGGAACAAAACGTTTTTACTCCTGATGATTTCAAAGAAGGTCAAATTCTCCTGTTTGACAAACCTCTGGGCTGGACCTCTTTTCAGCTGGTAAATAAAGTTCGGTGGCTAATAAGACAGAGCTGCAAAATAAAAAAGATCAAAGTTGGGCACGCAGGAACCTTAGATCCTTTGGCAACGGGACTATTAATTATATGCACCGGAAAATTCACCAAAAGAATTGAAGAACTGCAGGGGCAGGAAAAAGAATATACAGGGACTTTTACGCTTGGCGCAACAACCCCTTCTTACGACCTGGAAACAGAGATTGACAAAGAATATCCTGTTGATCATCTTATAAATGAGAAGCTGCATCAAGCTACATCCAATTTTATTGGAGAAATAGACCAGGTTCCCCCTGTTTTTTCAGCTCTTAAAAAGGATGGAAAACGCCTGTATGAATATGCCCGCAGTGGAGAGGAAGTTGAAGTAAAATCCAGAAAGGTTGTCATTCATGATTTTGAAATAACTGCAAACAGGTTACCTGAAATAGATTTTCTTACAGTGTGCAGCAAAGGAACCTACATAAGAAGCCTTGCAAATGACTTCGGGAAAGCAGTTGGGAGTGGTGCACACCTCTCCTCTTTACGCAGAACCAAAATTGGAGACTTTAAGGTTGAGGATGCTTTTGATATTGAGGGCTTTGAAAATTTGCTACCTTAAGCAAGAATAAATTCCTTTTTTGGTAGTTTTACTTCTATGGATTTTTTTGATCGACATAAAGCCCTTATCATAACTCTCCTCATATTTGGAATCATTGTTTTGGGACTTTACAATTTTACTCTTTCGAGCAATAATCAAAAGACGAAGGAATTACTGGTAGATCTTGAAAGCTTTAAAACCCTGGAACAGGAAAAACCGGAACAGGAACCCGAAGAAGTGCCCGAGCAGCGACAAACCCGTCCCAATGTTCAAACCCATCGGGCCTTTAATGAAAATGAGAAGGCACGAAGTACTAATTTTGACCAGCAATTAAACGAGATCTTTGAGAGAAACAGTGCTGCCCGGGAAGAAACTTCAGAAAGTGATCCAACTGCATCAACAGGTACTGTAAATCTTCCATCCTCAAAAAAGGAGCAACCTAAAAAAAGATCAGACGGAAATAATACTTCTCAACAAACCTCCACTCAAAGCGGGGGAATGGACGATAGCTCCATTACCTTTTCACTTCAGGGAAGAACAGCAGTTAACATTCCAAATCCTATCTATACCTGTGACGTGGCAGGAAAAATAGTCATTAATATTAAGGTCAATTCCCTGGGGAGGGTAACCTCTACCAGCTACAACAAGGCCAGCTCTACTTCATCCAATGAGTGCCTCATCGAGAATGCACAGAATTATGCAGCTCAGGCTGTTTTCAGCGATTTAGCCGGAAGGGAATCCCAGCCGGGAACTATTACTTATCAATTTCAGCGTTAGTTTATGAAAGAAAAGAACCGTTGCGGCTGGTGTGTTGGAGACGCTCTTTATGAGGAGTATCACGATACTGAATGGGGAGTACCCGTCTATGATGATGAAAAACTCTTCGAATTTTTAGTGCTCGAAACCTTTCAGGCGGGATTGAGCTGGATCACTATCCTTCGGAAGCGGGAAAACTTCAGAAGAGCTTTGGACGATTTCAACTATCGGAAAATAGCAGAATATTCCGAAGAAAAACTGGAAAGCTTACTGCAGGATACCGGAATCATCAGAAACAAGCTGAAGGTCAAAGCCACAGTGAGCAATGCGCGGGCCTTTATGCAGATACAGGAAGAATTTGGAAGTTTCAGCAAATACATCTGGGGATTTGTAGATCATTCCCCTATCCAGAATAAGGTCGAAAATTACAAACAGGCTCCTGCTACCACTTCCCTGAGTGATAACCTTAGCAAAGATTTGAAAAAGCGTGGGTTTAAATTTGTGGGTTCGACAGTGATGTACGCACATATGCAGGCAACGGGAATGGTAAACGACCACGAATTGAGTTGTTTTAGATTTAAAGAGGTGAAGAAGTTTTCTGAAGAAAGTTAATAAACACACTTAAACTTCCCCCGCTACAACTACTTCAGGAATTCTTTAAACTTTTCGCGTGAGATTTCCTCGGCGCCCAGGCTCGATAAATGTTCTGTATAAACCTGGCAGTCTATTAATTTAACGCCTTCCTTCCGCAGTTTTTCAACAAGATAAATAAAACCATATTTCGAAGCATTACTCACTTTTGAAAACATACTTTCCCCGCAAAATAAGTTCTTTTCCTTTAGGTATAATCCGTAAAGGCCTCCAACAAGTTCATCATTCTGCCACACCTCAATAGATTGGGCAATACCCAATTTATAAAGTACCAAAAAAGCATCCTGAAGTTCAGAAGTAATCCAGGTTCCTACCTGCCCCTCCCGCTCCATTTGAGCACAATTTTCAATAACAGCTTTAAAATCCCGGTTCATAGTAACTTTAAAAGCATTTTTCTTAAATAAGCGTTTCATGCTTTTAGATACTTTTAACTTTTCTGGAAACAACACCATCCTGGGATCGGGACTCCACCAAAGCACTAAGCTGTGAGGCATCATACCAGGGAAATATACCTAGGTTGTATGCTTCCAGCAAACGTTTAACAGTTATAGTCCCGCCTATAGCGAGCAAACCATCATTACGTGCGGCCTCAATAGGCGGAAAATCCTGATGTTTATCTATGGAATTCAATTTTGTCTCTTTTCTTTAAAATTACAAGAAACCCAGAAACAACAAAAGCCCGGCATCATAAATAGATACCAAGCTTTTATTAAATAATTATAAATTTGATTAGACTTTGCAGTACCGTCTTTACTTAAAACGGAAGATCATCATAGTCCTCGTCGTTAAGATCTTGCGCTGGTTCAAATTGATCTGAAGGTGGCGGAACGTTTTGTCCTCCAGAAGCTCCCTGCTGCAGATTTTCAATTCTCCATCCTTGGATTGAATTAAAATATTTTGTTTCGCCCTGAGGATTTACCCATTCCCTACCTCTTAGGTTTACTCCTATTTTCACAGGTTGCCCCACCTGGAAATTGTTTAAAAGGTCTGTTTTATCCTGTACAAATTCAACCATTATATGTTGTGGATATTGCTCTTCTGTAGTTACAACAACCTCTCTTTTTCTAAACCCGTTACTACCAAAAGTTTGGGTTTCACCAATCATTTTAATTTTTCCTTGTACTTCCATCATTTAATATTTTTAGCTAATAATAATTTCCAGGCTTCTGGCAATGTTTTCCTGTTTTAGATATCTTTGTGCTTCCTTATGGATCTCTTCAGTTTCACCATTTTCTACCAGTTCTGCCACAGCAGTTTCTTCCATCAAAAATTGCTCAATTTCCTCACGGGTCGGAAGGGATTCAATATTTCCTAATTTTCCGTAGTCATTTCCAGTCAAAACATTGCTGTTTCGAATTTCATCGGGAATACTGTCTACACCTATCCCCAAGGTAGTCAAAGGTTTTGGAACCTCAAACATTCCCATGTTGGCACGAGTATACCAATTACCTCCCATTCTTGCAACCTGATCTATTTTTGATTGATCTATTGCCCCTGATTCATCGAGAATTGAATCGTGAAAATGCATTTTTACCACTTCACAAATTACAAGATTCCCTGCCCCGCCCTGGGTTCCCAGTTCTATTACTTCATTGATCTTACACTCAAATTGTGCCGGAGACTCAGCAACCCTGTAGGGTAAAACAAGATCTGATTTCAACATCGTAAATCCCGCTTTTTCAAATTCATTAATACCTTCGGCATATTCTGAACTCGCAAGCGACATTTGTTGCACCATTTCAAAATTGACAATATTTATCACTACCTCTTTCGTGGCTTTAGCATTAAGATAAGTGTGCTTCACCGTGTTATCTCTTCCTCTCCTGGCAGGTGAAAAAATTAGAATAGGAGGATTGGCACTAAAGACATTAAAAAAACTAAAGGGGGACAGGTTGGGCCTGCCATCTTTATCTACAGTGCTGGCGAAAGCAATAGGCCTTGGCCCTACTGCTCCCAGCAAATACTGGTGAGTTTTCCCTGTGCTAATTTCTTTGGGATCAAGAGAAAGCATTATCGATTTTTCACAAAGATAACGAATAGGGGCAGTAATGAAAAACCTCACTCCAACAATAATATTAACAGAAAGTGGTTATCTTTAAATCTACTATAAATCGGTTTCATGAATTTTACTGACGAACGAAACTTAGCCCGTTGGTTCATTATAATTTCCTCTTTATTTATCGTCGCCCTTATCCTGTGGAACACTTCTATATTTTTTGAGCGCCTTAAGGAGGATGAACGCGGTAAGATGGAAATATGGGCATCTGCCCAGGAATTTCTGGATCAAACCGATAATGAAACGGAGATTGCTCTTACTCTACAGGTTCTTAACAGTAACACTACTATTCCAACAATTTGGGTAGATGAGAATGAGAGTATTATTGATGGGCTTAATTTGCCGGACGGAATAGAGGGAAATGAAGAAAAGCTTAGTAGCTACCTTAAAAAACTAAAATCGGAAAATGAACCCATAGAAATGGTCCTGGGGCAAAATCAAGTTCAAAAGATCTATTATGGCGATTCCCCCTTACTTACTAAAATAAAGTATTATCCTATTGGTCTATTGCTTATCATCTTTTTATTTATAGGTGTTGTTTATTTCTTCTATACTACCACAAAATCGAGTGAGCAAAATAAATTATGGGCGGGAATGGCAAAAGAAACAGCTCATCAAATAGGCACCCCTCTTTCCTCACTTATTGGCTGGACCGAAATCTTAAAGGAAGAAAACATTGATAAAACCTATATAGCGGAAATTGAAAAAGACGTGGACTAGCTTCGAACCATTACTGAAAGATTTTCAAAAATAGGCTCAGCCCCTATTCTTTCTACTACTGAACTTGTAGAAGCAACCCTGGAAAGCTATACTTATTTAAAGGTTAGAAGTTCTGAGCTTATAGAATTTCAACTCATTACCCCGCATTCTCCAATTTATGCAAAGCTTAACCCATCTCTATACAGCTGGACCATAGAAAACCTGGTGAAAAATGCTGTTGATGCCATGCGTGGCAAAGGAAAGCTGATAATCGAAATAAAGCAGGATTCAAAATGGGTCTACATTTATATAAAGGACACAGGAAAAGGAATTCCCAAACACAAGTTTAACCTCGTATTTGAACCGGGCTACACATCAAAAAAGCGCGGATGGGGACTAGGACTCTCCCTGGCTAAAAGAATTATTGAACAATATCACAAGGGCAAAATAAAAGTATTCCATAGTGAGCTGAATAAAGGAACGACTTTTCAAATTGCGCTAAGGAAGATTAATGAAGAGGGGCAGCTAAGTATAACTTAATCCTTTTCTTCAGATTTATTGTAAGGTTTAATTTCTCCATCATCCAACAAATAAGCCTTTTCTGCCCGTTTTAAAATTTCTTCCTTACTGTCAGAATACGCCTCAATTATTCTGTATGGTCTTCCCTTAAGAAATTTACTTAGACGCTCGAGTTTTTCCTCTTCTTTACAGGCTAAACCTTCAACAACATAGGTTTTTCCATTATATTTAACCTGGGTGCCTGCAAAACCGTCAATGGGATAGAGATCGAAAAGTGGTTTTACATATAATTCCAACCCTCCTGTTGCACAATAAAGAACCACATCTTTACGATCTCTAAAAGTGTCAAACTTTTGAAGAAGTTCTTTATTGAACTTATCGGGAAACTCCTGTTGCCAATAAGCTTTCGCATATTCCTTTACCTGTGCGGGCGGAAACTCATCAAGATAATTGAAGAAATTTTCTTTAAATTCTGTCTCGTTAATTTTGTTCAGCTTTTTTCTCACATAGTAGTACGTCATTTCAAAAATGTACTTTATGCGATTAGGCCTTTTAGAAAGAATAAACTTATAAAATTCTTCTTTAGAACTTTCGTGGTAAAAGGTGCCGTTAAGGTCAAATATTACAACCTTTACCACATCCTCCTCTTGCTTTCCCCCACTTTCGGTTGCATTGTTTTCCATAACCTCTGCTTATAGTAAACAAAGCTAAAGAAAAGTTCTACTTCCCGGGTGAAGCCAAAGATTTTCTTAACTTAAATAAAAGCCAATTTTTAAATTGATTTGACTACAGTAATCTAATCCACTACTTACTCAGGACAGTTCTATTCAAAATTTGACTGTATCTCAGCTGCCAGCTGTTCAAATTCTTCTTTAGACATATTTACTTTTTTACCAAAGTCCATATTCCCCATAGAATTTAAAGGTATGAGATGTACGTGCACGTGAGGAACTTCAAGGCCTATTACCGTCATTCCCACTCTTTTACAGGGCACCGTCTTTTCCAGGGCAATGGCAACTTTTCTTGAAAACTGCATCAACCGGGTATATGTATTTTCGTCAAGATCAAAAATTTTGTTCACCTCTTTTTTAGGAATACAAAGGGTGTGGCCTTGGGTATTAGGATTTATATCCAGGAAAGCGAGAAATTCTTCTGTTTCCGCTACTTTGTAAGAGGGAATCTCTCCACTTATTATTTTTGAAAAAATTGTTGCCATGCTGTTTTACTTAGCTGTTGATAAGGAACTAAATTAAAAAATCCTTTTCACTTCCGGCCTGCAGAAGGGAAAAGGATTTTTTAATTTTATAGGTAAATATTACTCTCTCCAGATTTTCAGGATCTCAAAATTAAGTTTTCCGTTTGGAACATTAATTTCAGCAGTATCGCCTTCTTTCTTTCCCAGCAATCCCTTACCAATAGGAGAATCAACTGAAATTTTTCCACTTTTTAGATCGGCTTCACTTTGAGCCACCAGTTTATAGGTAACCTCCATTTTATTCGCCAGGTTCTTAATCTTCACAAGAGAATGCACCAGCACCTTAGAGGTATCTAGTTGTGATTCATCTATAAGGCGGGCATTTGCGACAATTTCTTCCATTTTGGAAATCCTCATTTCAAGCAAACCCTGTGCTTCCTTGGCCGCATCATATTCGGCATTTTCACTTAAATCCCCTTTGTCACGTGCTTCGGCAATTGCCTCTGAAGCTTTTGGACGTTCCACATCTCTTAGTTGATTAAGCTCGTCCTTCAGTTTTTTTAAACCTTCAGCTGTATAATAAGATACTTTGCTCATAACTTTCTCGTTTAACATTATAGAATTAAAAGAATAATTCTTTTGATCCTGTAGCTATATATTTTTGAGTGATTTTTTAAGACCAAAACTTATTAGCCTTAAGTTTGGTGGGATCTTAAAAAGATCGATTTATTGCGAATATGATTTTTATCACTATCATTAAATACAAAAAATCCCATGCGTAACGGGATTTGTCTAAACAAATATAATAAATTTTAATCTTGAAAACAATTAAAATTGCAGCCGTGAGCCTATCGGAATTCCTTAAAAAAGCGGGCTTATCATTAGTAGTTTTATCGCTGGTTTTTTCCTGTAGCCCAGATAGTGAAGTAAGGCAATCCAACCCGTTTCTTCCGGAAATCAGCTTTAGAATGGTCATTAATCTTAGCCTCCCGGAATACAATAGCCTCAACTTTCCTGGGAACAGTTACGTCACCTATAACCAAGGGCTAAATGGAGTGGTGGTTTACAATATTAATAACACCCAGTATACAGCTTTTGAATTAAGCGATCCCAACCACAGCCTTAGAGACTGTTCAAGGTTAACTGTGGAGGGAATAATTGCTACCTGTAGTTGTGAAGACAGTAATTCCTATAATATTCTTACAGGAGAATTAACTGCCGGAACAGGCCAGTATTCCTTGAAGCCATACAGGCTTAGGAAAAATGGTAATGTGCTGGAGGTTTATAATTAACTCAGTCCTCCTGTTTAGAAGGAGAACCGGGTTTCTCTAAAATTTTAATGTAACCCCCGCCAGGAAATTAAATTCTGCCTGCGGGTAATATCCGGCTCCCTCTATGGTAGTTATACTTCCTGGATTTGTCCAGTTATCTTCATAAGTGTAAAAATATCCATTGGAGATGTACTTCTCGTTAAAAATATTATTCAGCAATGCTGAAAAAACAATGGACCTAAACACAGGAACTTCTTTTAATTCATAATAAACATTTATGTCATTGATAAAGAAGCTTTCTAAAATTGAAGCCTCACTGTCTATATTGCTCATATATTGTTCCCCTACATACTTTGAGAGCAAACTAATCTGGAAATTATCTGTTGGCTGATAAACAAACATATTGGAAGCGACAATCCCGGGAGAAAAAGAAATATGAGTTTCTCCCAAATTTCTTAATTCACCGTCAATGGAGGCTACAAAATCTCTGTTTTTATTAGAGCTAAAAGCGACATTTGGCCTTAAAGATAATTCCTTCAGCAGGCGAATATCAGCATCAATCTCTAATCCCACTCTATAGCTGCTACCGCTGGTCGTTCTTAGTGGAGCTCCCACATCATTCAATTCTCCCGATAGCACCAACTGGTCTTTATAATCCATATAGTACAAATTAGTATTCAGCTTAAAACCTTCAGAAGTATATCTGTATCCAAATTCAAAGTCGTTTAGTTTCTCTGCTGTAGTGATACCTTCTTCAAAATCGTTTCGTGTAGGTTCTCTGTTGGCCCTTCCGTAGTAAGCAAATAACTGATGTGCCGGAGTCATCTGGTAACTTATTCCTGCCTTCGGATTAAAGAAACTATAATTAGCATCTACGTCTATAGGAACAATATCTGATGTTATACCGCCTGTACTATAGTCAATAAACCTTCCCTGAAGATCTCCAAAAACCTGCCATGGATCATTGAACTTGTAGGTAACTTTCATAAATGCTGTATATTCATTTTTTGTAGCATCACTAAAATAATACCTGTCCCTAATTTCGGAAGCAGAGGCGTACCTCGCCCATATCACTTCCCCATAATGATCTCCTTTGTACTGACTAAAGAAAAGTCCGGAATTTACCTCCACCCGGTTGTTTTTATACGTGGCATTTGCATTGATCACATAGTAATCGTTGTCCAGCCAGCGGCGGCGAATTAGATCTGTTTCATCTATTATCTCCCCTCCTATCTCTACTTACTCCAAACCATATGTTTCAAAATCATCATCTTCCCGATACTGTTCAAAGAAACCCCTCCCGTAGGTATAATTGAGGCCAAGATTTGTGGACCAGTTATTATTGTACCGCTGGTTCCAGTGAAGTTGATAATGATCCTGTTTATAGTCATCTACCTCATTGTCATAGAATTTTGTAACTCCATCCTCATCGGTATACATTCCTGCTGAATTAAAGGTGCGGTCATTTTTAAGAACCTCTTTATCTTCTATTCCATTCCAGGCCTGATATGTTAGTTCATGCCCACCAAAGCTTATAGCCTTAATGAGGGTGTTATCATCAACATATGAACCCTGCAGGTAATAAGATTTAAGATCGGAACTCGCACGGTCAATGTAACCATCAGATGCTATTGCTGAAAGTCTTCCGGCTATTTCAATATGGTTGTTAAGCAGTCCGGTACCAAATTTGACATTGTGCCTTCTGGTATTAAACGAGCCGAAGGAATTTGAAATTTCTCCGTAGGCTTCAGGAGAAACAGCGTCTGTCAATAAATTAAGGCTGGCTCCAAAAGCTCCTGAACCATTTGTGGATGTTCCCACTCCTCTTTGTAATTGCAAGTTTTCAACAGACGAAGTGAAATCCGGCAGGTTTACCCAAAAGGAGCCCTGGCTTTCAGAATCGTTGAAAGGAATTCCGTTAAGAGTGACGTTGACCCGGGAAGCGTCGCTCCCTCTAACCCGAATATAAGTATAGCCCACTCCCGCACTTAAGCATCGGAAGTACTTACTACAGAAGGTAAATAATTAAGCATAAAGGGAATGTCCTGGCCTAGATTTCTTCTTTCAAGTTCCTCTTCGGTGAGATTGGAATGTGTAACGGGGGAGTCGGCGTCTACGCGTACTGCTCTTACCAGTACTTCCTCCAGGACTTCAGGAGTACCTGGTAATGTATCTTTTTCTCTTTCCTGTGAAAATCCCAATGCCGAGAAAAATAGCATTGCAGGTAATATGAATAAAGTTTTCATCCGTAAAAATTAATTTATACGAATAAAAGGGGCAGTTATTCTATGGTTATTAATTGGATTAAAGATCTGCATAAAAAAACCCTATAAAAATCTTTCGAGAGATTTAAACAGGGAGTCGTATCCAGAAACTGAAACCTTTCGATTTCATTTTCCCTTGGCAGCATTACCTGCCCAGGTTCTTTGGGTATAATCTCAGCTTCCTCTTTTAAGATTCCGCACCCCTTGAGATGTGGCGCAAATGTAATATAGATTTTTTGAAATATCGCAAGCATTTATGATTTAAAAAGAATTGGCGTAATTTTAGCTGAAATTCCCGTTGACCTTTCAGAAGTGACCAATTGGATGAGTGAGAATATGAAAAATCCTAAAAGATCTATAACCTTCAAAGTAATAGTAGGTTATTTGCTGGTCGCTGCCCTCGCTGCAACAGCGGTTTGGTTTACGTATAACCAGGTTGTTCATTTCACCAGGGTAACTCAATCTAATAATCTTAGTAATCAACAACTTCTTTTTGTTGGAGAAATTGCTACAGAACTTTATGAAACTGAAAGTATAGGACGAAGATTTATACAAACCGGGGACTCAACAGATCTTACAAGATATAACCTCCAAATTTCAGATATAGGAGAAAATATTGATTCTCT is part of the Antarcticibacterium sp. 1MA-6-2 genome and harbors:
- a CDS encoding DUF3127 domain-containing protein, which codes for MEVQGKIKMIGETQTFGSNGFRKREVVVTTEEQYPQHIMVEFVQDKTDLLNNFQVGQPVKIGVNLRGREWVNPQGETKYFNSIQGWRIENLQQGASGGQNVPPPSDQFEPAQDLNDEDYDDLPF
- a CDS encoding HIT family protein — its product is MATIFSKIISGEIPSYKVAETEEFLAFLDINPNTQGHTLCIPKKEVNKIFDLDENTYTRLMQFSRKVAIALEKTVPCKRVGMTVIGLEVPHVHVHLIPLNSMGNMDFGKKVNMSKEEFEQLAAEIQSNFE
- a CDS encoding DNA-3-methyladenine glycosylase I, with product MKEKNRCGWCVGDALYEEYHDTEWGVPVYDDEKLFEFLVLETFQAGLSWITILRKRENFRRALDDFNYRKIAEYSEEKLESLLQDTGIIRNKLKVKATVSNARAFMQIQEEFGSFSKYIWGFVDHSPIQNKVENYKQAPATTSLSDNLSKDLKKRGFKFVGSTVMYAHMQATGMVNDHELSCFRFKEVKKFSEES
- a CDS encoding DUF3098 domain-containing protein; translation: MARPQGLNQDKKPLHRQDLNFVFGKRNYMFMFIGLGVIALGFILMAGGGSEDPNVFNEEIYNFRRIRLAPALVLIGFAIEAYAILLNPKKNK
- a CDS encoding haloacid dehalogenase-like hydrolase, translated to MENNATESGGKQEEDVVKVVIFDLNGTFYHESSKEEFYKFILSKRPNRIKYIFEMTYYYVRKKLNKINETEFKENFFNYLDEFPPAQVKEYAKAYWQQEFPDKFNKELLQKFDTFRDRKDVVLYCATGGLELYVKPLFDLYPIDGFAGTQVKYNGKTYVVEGLACKEEEKLERLSKFLKGRPYRIIEAYSDSKEEILKRAEKAYLLDDGEIKPYNKSEEKD
- the truB gene encoding tRNA pseudouridine(55) synthase TruB, translating into MEQNVFTPDDFKEGQILLFDKPLGWTSFQLVNKVRWLIRQSCKIKKIKVGHAGTLDPLATGLLIICTGKFTKRIEELQGQEKEYTGTFTLGATTPSYDLETEIDKEYPVDHLINEKLHQATSNFIGEIDQVPPVFSALKKDGKRLYEYARSGEEVEVKSRKVVIHDFEITANRLPEIDFLTVCSKGTYIRSLANDFGKAVGSGAHLSSLRRTKIGDFKVEDAFDIEGFENLLP
- the greA gene encoding transcription elongation factor GreA, with amino-acid sequence MSKVSYYTAEGLKKLKDELNQLRDVERPKASEAIAEARDKGDLSENAEYDAAKEAQGLLEMRISKMEEIVANARLIDESQLDTSKVLVHSLVKIKNLANKMEVTYKLVAQSEADLKSGKISVDSPIGKGLLGKKEGDTAEINVPNGKLNFEILKIWRE
- a CDS encoding ABC transporter permease; the protein is MSTSFEKYQKRRLISSYFSVVISISLVLFLLGLLGLLVLNTKKVADHFKEQIALTVYLKDTAKEVEIEQLKKSLAMAEYTKSSTFISKEQAAEEHSKEIGEDFMEFLGYNPLQNSIDVYMKADYVSPEQIDTIATELTSKNFVDEVVYDKPLIALLNDNVKKISFWILIVSGIFTFIAVLLINSSIRLAVYSKRFIIKTMQMVGATKNFIRSPFIWQSVKLGIIGAVLALIGMAIVLYYLNSTFPELELLKDISLLSALFIGIFLMGILITWLSTFFATSRFLNLKTDELYY